The Paenibacillus tianjinensis genome has a window encoding:
- a CDS encoding AAA family ATPase, whose translation MNKLVFFLGPAGAGKTTLAKAVASRRKAAFFDMDILLRPAADAIMTMHGLDPTDRDSAEYKRLCRDLGYRITMDAALDNLGLDSDVFVVGPFTKEAANPGWIENELSRIGLTLQEVEVKVVLVTLADEELFRERIQGRHSPLDDWKFRNWEVFRSSLGSRTVTWPLPEANVALIDNSHPDLAVTTELVEQFIYQDDDV comes from the coding sequence ATGAACAAACTCGTCTTTTTCCTGGGTCCGGCAGGCGCCGGTAAAACCACATTAGCCAAGGCTGTCGCTTCCCGCCGTAAAGCCGCCTTTTTCGACATGGATATTTTATTGAGGCCTGCGGCAGATGCTATTATGACTATGCACGGACTAGATCCCACTGATAGGGACTCGGCAGAATATAAAAGACTGTGCCGCGACCTGGGGTACCGGATCACAATGGATGCCGCACTTGATAATCTTGGCCTGGACAGCGATGTTTTTGTGGTGGGCCCATTTACGAAGGAAGCGGCGAATCCCGGCTGGATTGAAAACGAGCTGAGCCGGATTGGCCTTACACTGCAGGAGGTTGAAGTCAAGGTCGTGCTGGTCACATTAGCTGACGAGGAGCTGTTCCGCGAGCGGATACAAGGCAGGCATTCCCCGCTGGATGACTGGAAGTTCCGGAATTGGGAGGTCTTCCGCTCTTCACTGGGCAGCCGTACGGTTACATGGCCGCTGCCCGAAGCAAACGTGGCGCTAATCGACAATTCGCATCCTGATCTAGCGGTCACTACTGAGCTCGTAGAGCAGTTTATCTATCAAGATGATGATGTATAA
- a CDS encoding AraC family transcriptional regulator produces MDLESMMVFCGTEDTVQLPLYATTIGYWEHQEETERPAGFPDYQLHQILDGKGELTIKDKRQIVGPGDVFITFPDIPHSYTPVSREWELAWISFQGREAGGMLSYAGIRESGIWRLREAELLAPLKEMLLLPGGNDLEVNMERSKLLYSLLLDLKRNLPPAPNKEDELERIKPVLEHIELHLHRTLTLKELAEVISVSPQYLCRLFQRTVHDRPVTYINKQRINRSKQLMYQEREKKLYEIAQLTGFENASYFCAVFKRLTGMKPEQFKQLHGLD; encoded by the coding sequence ATGGACTTGGAGAGCATGATGGTTTTTTGCGGGACAGAGGATACGGTTCAGCTGCCGCTGTATGCTACAACGATCGGATATTGGGAACACCAGGAAGAGACTGAACGTCCGGCAGGGTTTCCGGATTATCAGCTGCATCAGATTTTGGACGGCAAGGGCGAGCTGACGATAAAAGATAAACGGCAGATTGTCGGCCCGGGAGATGTATTCATTACCTTTCCTGATATTCCGCATTCCTATACACCGGTTAGCCGGGAGTGGGAGCTGGCCTGGATATCGTTTCAGGGGAGAGAGGCCGGGGGGATGCTGTCGTATGCGGGCATCCGCGAGTCAGGTATCTGGAGATTAAGGGAAGCTGAACTTCTTGCTCCGCTTAAAGAAATGCTGCTGCTGCCGGGTGGCAACGATCTCGAAGTGAACATGGAACGTTCCAAGCTGCTGTACTCGCTGCTGCTGGATTTGAAAAGAAATCTGCCTCCTGCCCCGAATAAGGAGGATGAGCTTGAGCGGATCAAACCGGTGCTGGAGCATATTGAGCTTCATCTGCACCGGACACTGACCTTAAAGGAGCTGGCGGAGGTAATCTCTGTTTCTCCGCAATATTTGTGCAGGCTGTTTCAGCGTACGGTTCATGACCGGCCGGTAACCTATATCAATAAGCAGCGCATTAACCGGAGCAAGCAATTGATGTATCAGGAACGTGAAAAAAAACTGTACGAAATCGCACAGCTGACAGGTTTTGAGAACGCGAGCTACTTCTGCGCGGTGTTCAAACGGTTAACCGGAATGAAGCCTGAGCAGTTCAAGCAGCTGCACGGTTTGGATTAA